One Echinicola strongylocentroti DNA window includes the following coding sequences:
- a CDS encoding GxxExxY protein yields MKKDLTKRHLDQLTYKVVGAAIEVHKELGPGLLESVYHRCLCHELQLRNVHFRSELAMPIEYKGLEVDVTLRCDFFVGDSLVVELKTVESVLPVHEAQLLTYMKLLKVPKGILINFNVANLFKEGQKTYVNELFRTLPE; encoded by the coding sequence ATGAAAAAAGACTTGACAAAGAGACATCTTGACCAATTGACTTATAAAGTGGTGGGGGCAGCTATTGAAGTTCACAAAGAATTAGGTCCAGGGCTTTTGGAGAGCGTATATCACAGATGTTTATGTCACGAATTGCAACTTCGCAATGTACATTTCAGATCAGAATTGGCCATGCCCATCGAATACAAGGGATTAGAGGTCGATGTTACCTTGCGGTGTGATTTTTTTGTAGGGGACTCTTTGGTTGTTGAGTTGAAGACAGTGGAAAGCGTGTTGCCAGTACACGAAGCCCAGTTATTGACCTATATGAAATTACTGAAAGTACCAAAGGGGATTCTAATCAACTTCAACGTCGCCAATCTTTTTAAAGAAGGGCAAAAGACATATGTGAATGAACTTTTCCGCACA